In Diabrotica undecimpunctata isolate CICGRU chromosome 9, icDiaUnde3, whole genome shotgun sequence, the DNA window TAAGAATTGTGTCACCGTTTCCGggaaagaaagacaacaacttggcgcagaattaaagcatcgcgtcgtCGCAACGATTTTTGGGACaaggtaatatttacagatgagaaaatttttcaatcttccaaaaagggcaaaattggggtgtatagaccagatcataatagatttaatcctctagaTGTTGACCGATATCGAATAGCTgatcattttagcgccaatgtatggagatgaatttcatctagaggaatgggaatggtatggcgggcgtattgatggcaggtttgttgggcagacttttCTGAATATTCtggaaaacatcatgtttcccagtgtagaacagttgtatgttattttaaaacgattgtatcggcgtaattttgtACCTCaaatcaaaatgctgaagagctgtggcacggcatacaacaggtttgggaagagctctctgaaaaagacaatttcatagttcctttcacgcagatggaccgaagactacaagctgttatcaatgctgatggagatattacaaaatattacttttatttttgtatagttttggtcttccagaccctcgctttctttcgagagttccttgttccctccattttttattaatggaaaaactgtggttctgcttatgttaaaatgttttgctgcctctgataggaTAGTGCctagttatcttttaatttggttacaattcttgctttaatttaTTGTTAAGTCGTTTgatttattccttaataataatgtaatttaatgtaaaaactatcatttatatactctttataaaatgcaggaattcaaaataatatttaaatttagactttaataattattacaatttatgaattaacatatgtaatcaattgtttgttgtttgtttgctcaacactgctcaaaatgatcaaatcttactaagagtcgtatcagtttttttagaaaccAGCTGTACATGCATACACACAATTCaaataattgataaatttacatttGAACTTATTTcgtcataaaatatttaaccagAACCGGTAAATTAAATAGTTGACAGATATAAACTCCTATTGTTGATTAATTACATTTGTACAAAGTAATTTAGGAAGATACAACTATACTCTGTACTGGTGTTTATTCCCATTATagatgataaaaaatattaaaattctacAAGAGAATAGCTTTATAATCATATTTTCAATCTCGgggtaatcaataatattttttaacagattTGTATGTCTTCCTTCATGTCTTGCTTCGGCCTTCCTGTCCTATTTCTATAAGGAAATTTATACTAAATGATTTTTGTTTCTGAGGTTGAACGTGCTCTGAGCATCATCACATGCTCTCCCTTGATATCTGATTGTCACCAGACTTAGACTTCATTATACAATCATCATAAATTTGATCATTTTTTATCACTCAATTCATCCATCTGAGCCTTCTCATGTCTCGAACAttcagtttttcttttttattttcgtgTTTTCGTAAAGAATGCTAAAGAATTCTCAACCATCTAAAGAAGTTGTAGAGGAAGAAAGTATAATAAATGACGTTAAAACAAGAAACAGTAGAAAGAAGTTAATATATACATGCAGGAAGTTAAAAACATTGAGAAGCTGAagaatagaaaatgaaaaaaaaaacagattcacAAGGAATCTGTtggttattgaaaatattttagtcCAGACTTTTGCCGCTCTCTGTATATTGTATTATGTTGTGTATTGCGCACCCAATTTTAGGCAACCACCATAACCAAAACGTGTAATGATCGTTACATGAGTAAAGTAAATTTATTCAATCATGGCTGTCatactttaataattttattaaaaggatTTAATATAGATCTTATGGTGGAGCATTGTCTCTAGTTAGCGAAGTTTGCCATCATAATGatgttttactttttaattaACAATTAATGCGGTTCCGAATCCATGACTGGTATTGTTAAAGCTGTAATAAATATTCCATTATTTCTTTTGGATAATTCCTTGGCCAGTCCATCTTTTCGAAGATTTTCAGTTTTATAGAGTGATCACACATTCAAAGGGCATATATTTCTAAATCGTTGTCCTTATTTCGTCATTGTGTTGGTTGTCGCTTCTTTAACTGTGGATCTTGTATCAATGTATTTTGTTTTCCGAGATAAGATTATCAGGTCTAAGCCCAAACCCAACCTGGAGAACCAAGAACTGTTCTGTTAGAGTTGCCATACCTTAGCCACGGGATTCCACATTTGAGGCGGTGCAGACTCGCCTTCAATTATTCCATCGCGGATAAGATTTGATAGTTTTTTACATCTAGGGCGTTTcttctctctcttgtcgtttcctcattgctgaggatcgtgatttcctacaatgcgggctgtcaattctctccatctcttgcgattttgggctgctcttatggactcggaaaacgtctctccagtggctttctgtacttgatctgaccatcggataggtgagcgtcctctgcctctacgtccttatacgtttccgcatacaattagtctttctaagttgtcattgtctcttctcgcaatgtggccaaaaaactttaaaacatttgcaagacactgagagaagagtctggtctgaatgtttagctcttcgagaatcgactgattggatctgtgctccgtccacgagacgcgtagcattcgtctccagcaccacatttcgaatgcgtcaatccttttcctatcctctgattttattgtccatgtttcggcaccgtaactgaagattgaaaaaatgagtgtccgtaccagtctcattttgagttttttggataaagagcggtccttccatatttttgacagtcgactcatcgcgttcttggccatccctattcttctgcgaatttccgtatgggaggaggctgcattgcttaaggaagatcctagatacgtgaactcgtctactttctcgaattgatttagggcgcctgttgtttggaggatattcgcgtggtccacaatcatgatttttgttttctgattattaatcttgagcccacacttgttgctttcggtttctactctctttatcagtctcgacatcttctcttcagatgttgctatcagtgttgtatcgtctgcgaatcttaagtttgagatcttttttcctgcaatggagatgccgcctctccatccatcgagtgcgtttcTTAGCATTTAAAAATATCTTGGCATAGCTAGTATCACCAAGATCCATTCATATACCTTCTTTCTCATCTGGGCTTGGAACCTACAAGGTCGGAGTTGGATGTAGGAATAGAATAAATCAAGATAAGTCAATAATGGGCTAATGGGCGAAGATTAGATTGAGTGTTGACTAAGGTGCAGACGGGAATAGCGTATCGGGCAGAGAATAGGATAAAAGAAAGAAATCTGAGCGAAGTAATGTCATAATAAACGGTTCCACCCTAATGCCCCAGTATTAGATGGGTGGTCTTTACCTTGTCTCGACCGCATCGGATTTACGGAGGGCAGAGAGATCCGACCAGCTTGGCAATAAGCTGGTTGACGTAACTCTGAAGGGGTTATTTTTAGGAAGCTATCACTGCCGGAAATGTTTACTTCCAGTTTATGTTTGCAGATTTTTCCAGTTTGGTTGATGATACTTCTGTGCTAGTGTTTAAAAATTATCTATAGTTATCTAGATTTAGATTTGGTAGCCTCAGTTCCTCTAGTGgtcttaatttattttgatactattttttgttcttcagttttttgtgtattttttcatAGATTGCATATAATTCCTCCTATTCTTTTTATGAAtatataaataatgataaaacgtacatatatttttgtgttttagaCATTGGTACGAGGCATTCCCGCTGGTGGCATTTACTTTATGTCTTACGATATAATAAGAAGTCAGCTGTTTTCAGAAGGACATATTAGTACTTTGGAATCCATAATAATTGGTATGATGTCTAGAACCGTCACCGATATATCAGTTATACCATTAACAGTCGTAAAAACGaggtataattataaatattatacgtTTAATAGAAAGAATATAATTCGTTGTTTGGAAATTTTGTGGACTCGCAAAGCAAGCGCAACTTGTCAAAATGCTTCTTTTCTTCTGGCGTTTTTTATGACCTTTAAGAGCgtattttatttgttctgcatgcTTCTCTCATTATTTCCAGCAACCATTTGTTTCCTTCGTTCTCTATCCACTGtaacgattaaaaaaaaaactattaaaattttaattcacGTAGTTCAAATTCAATTTAATTCAGTAAGCAGTAACTTCTATGCGACCCTGTAAATTTCGAACATAGAGACGCATTATGATCGtttatttgtcttatttgctCTCAAATTACTCTTAATTGCTCCTCCTTGATCGTTTTCTCTGTAAGAATTGCATCTTGAGCGTAAAATGGAATactatttacattaaaaaatccAATTGCTCGCTAAGAGGAAATCATGAGATTGAATTCGTCACGATGTTGGGGAGATTTGTTTTACCGGCAAAAATCATACATGTGTGAGAATTGACATTGATTACCGATCAAGCTTTCAAATGAGCCGGTAGTCCTGCATTTTGTCACCGGGTGCTAAGGGCTTTCTGCACATTAGTACCAACAATTTTCAGTTCAGTGCATTAAAAGTTGAGTAAAAATGTCTTCTTCGTTCACTTGTCGAAATGTGAGAGTGGGTAcattcctttttttgtttttgattgcTGAGAAACCTACCATGGTTTGTTATTACTAGGAAACAGTCTTTATTGTATTTAAAGAACCAGCAGGTCTACAGTAGAAGCTGAGAACCGATCTTGCGCCTCAGAGCAACGTCGCGAGCAACCAAAAAGTAAACCTACGAACATTTTACCAAGCTCAAAATGTTCCTTTTGAGTTCTTCTATCATTACTGTTAGTGTAAGAGTAAATGTTTATTGCTCAAATTTGATCACTGCGCATCAAGTGAGCGTGCCGATCGTAGGATTTTCAAAGTCATTCCTAGTTTTGACAGAGTATAGTAGATTTCTGTGATTGGGAGGCAAACTGTTCTTCGTGAAGCGATAAATCTGATTacgtatttaatattatttactttttagAAGTAAGGATGTCTAAATGTGTTTGGTTCCTCTGGATGGATAAAGCAGACTCTAACCTGTATCTATTCTTGTAGAAAAAAAGGGTGTCATAtacgaaattatgaatataatttcagtgtatGAGGACAAAGTCTTGTCTTACCAATACTGCTGCTACatacacactcgcggtatttacagGCTTTCACCTGGAGAGAGAATGTCTGTTGCTTGCGGCAGTCAACAATAGAGAGAATACGTCTGTTGCTAACGATAGTCAACAGGGAAGAGAGCGTACGTCTGTTGCTAACGATAGTCAACAGAGAAGATAGTGTCTTTTTCGTTTGCTATTTTCAAACTGTCTGCATTTCTAACGGACTGGAGTTGAAGTGGGAGTAGAAAGGGTTGGAGTAGGTTAgtgattgtaaaattgtggtagaattgTAGTAATTAATACcacgaaaaaatgacatgatttttcgcatgtgaaaaattgaTCAATTCTTATGAAATATTATAAATCACATCAGAGTATTTGTAtgcttatttaattaaatatttcagGATGGAAAGTGGCGTTTATAGATACCCCGGAATTTGGGCAGGACTTAAGATAATATATTCACAAGAAGGATTCAGAGGATTGACGTCAGGGTTGCTTCCAATTCTAGTTCGCGACGTTCCAATGTCTGGAATACATTTGATGTTCTATATTCAGTCAGAAGAACTGGTACCACGGGGTAAACTAACAGTACATATTTTTAatctatattaatattatttatttataaaactttATACTTTTTTTCTTTGGACGCCCTCTCCAATGTTGgagattggatattggtatagtAAATTCATCTTTACTGTTTAGTTGTTAATAATGATAGTATATTGCAACgtgatttgttatttatttattattttaatcatACTTCATATGGAATCCAGATTGGTTTGGCGTTGAACCTGCTTTTCTTCGTTTGTTCTAGAAGACAGGTAGCTTTATGAAAtcaattcttttattattttttagccaAAAGCATTTCGTTCTTTCTGCAACAATTTTCACTTCAATACTTCCTTCTATCATAAGACATAAGataaatatattctatataaactactttatgtattttaataataCCAGTGATGGCAAATAAATAACCGGACTGACGATCCAAAATATTTTATGGATCACCAatcatattataaaaattatttcctTGCTAAACCCTACAAAATCTTATTTCCTTAAGCTGCGACTTTACAGTGAGAGGTCctctggaaataatgccgaaaTAAAACCATGGAATGAAGAAGATAACAATACAGTTACTTGATATTTCTATATTGTTTTAGATTGGCGTGATACACATCCCTCGCTAGTTCATTCCAGTTGTGCCGCTTTAGCAGGAATGGTAGCGTCCAGTCTAACGCATCCCCCCGATGTTGTGAAAGCTCACCTACAACTTTCTTCCAGTCAACGCCGAACAACGTGGCAAGCAGTGACAGATATCTGGAAGGAACACGGCATCTATGGATACTTTCAAGGCCTCGTGCCAAGGTTACTGAAACGAACAATTTTCGGTATGATTTCGTGGACGTTGTATGAAAAAGTTAAACAAATGCATTTTGAGAGTATGTCTAAAGAAAAGTAGGTAAAATAAGTGAATAAacaaatgtacaattttatgttttattttattttttactcgaCATTCACGTTACGATCGAGTCTAGCTTCGTGGTTCCAAGCAAAAGATCTCAGTCTCTAAGAAGTCCATCCGTTAGATctttgcacaagtatgacattatttacgattttttttatattactgTTCTTTCCTTCTCACAGAAACTAAATCGATGAACTTAAGCCGACTGTCGATACAGAACAgtataaattaaacaaagacAGCAGTAGGACGATAGTCAGTGATTGATTCACCTACTTATTACGTATTATGACCAGATATTTGACTTTCTTAACAGGTAGGATACTTTCTCTTTCCAAAGTGAAGGAGATGTACTCTCTTGCTCTTGGGTCCTCTAGTTGGAGACTATAGAAAAGTCAAAGCAGTGGTTATGTTCATAAATTTATAGAATAAGACAATATAAATAGATTGGCAGGGCACTCCTTTGTCCTAGGGTTGTATTAatttcatatgctgcactcggtcaaaggccttcctaaagtctatgaagcatacatatgcactcttgttatattcccgacatttctgcaagagtaccgtcaacgcaaataatgcctctcttgtacccatgcctcctctgaagccaaactgagtttcatctatctgctccttacatttcttataaattcggttttgaacaattttcaagagaatctttaaaggttggcacattaggcttatcaatctatagtcattacatgatttgggattgttgttttttggtagaggtaaaaatatcgatttaagccattcttccgggatgttgccctctacatatatgtggttgagaattcgggtgagtctctttatattaccgtcatctaaggcttttaacagttcaactggaatttgatcaggacccggtgcttttccttgttttgcattctgtagggcattctttacttctgagggtaaaatttgtaggtattgtttttcttcacctatatcttgttcattttctctctcgtcatggaaaaaatggattatatattgttcccatacttcctttattttgctctcttcagtaagtatttctccattattatctcttgttatgagtgttcttctttgtctggtgttgcctgtaagttctttcatttttttatgtaagtttgaggtgtcatgtttgttgctgagttcttccaattcctggcattctttgttcacACAACACGTGGTGAcatatgaattcctaaaactaataaagcagggaaagattcaaggaaagcgcatcataggtagaagaagaatgtcctggctgagaaacctcagagaatggtttggatgcagctcaactgaacttTTTCGGGCTGTAGTATCAAAAtttagaatagcagtgatgattgccaaatttatcgcggagatggcacgtaaagaagaaataGATTGAAAGTACAGCccattataattattttaacgGACAAGCAATTCATTTACATTTCATATTTCCCTGTATAATAAAAATagatcataaaatattaataaattatcttAAACAAGCAATTTATAGCGACGTTACTTTAATCTTAAGCTTAAACAATCAGTAATTGGCTGCAGGGGGTCACTCGATATGATAAAGATTTGTTTTTGTACATTATTATAAACAACGTACTAAGAAACGTGATAGCGTTATTTATGAATAAATATAACGAAAACAACgtcaatattttattacaaaataggATATTTAGTGTTACAATTTATAAATTCTAAAATAACAATTTTGCAACtgctaaaattaaaaaaagattcGTCATTAACTTATTTGATTAACGTAGGCTGATGTAGATTGTTTTTGTAAAATGTTATTTGATTTGAACTACGCAATATCTAATCTTGCTCACAAAACTGGACAAATGGACAATTGACCAATGCACGAAAAATGAAATGAACATCGAAAGAGACGAATTTGTTGAGGTTTGTCTATTAGAATATCAGATCATGAAACAAGAGAGATCAACAAATAATAATTGAACTAAGTGTTAAAATTTTGATatcaactaaacaaaatttaaatattagcgcCATGTATGTCATTTACAGGAAGTTAAAATTGGTACAATGTAAACTGTCAATTGTATGCACTTTTGGAACAAAAAAAGTCAGTTTTAACTGTATactcaacttcttcttcttctacggcactacagcccaaattgagccttggcatcctttattttttgcttccacccttgcttgtctctGATTGATCTtttccatacacggactcctaaacaagcttgtgcgtcgctgtttactgtgtcttcccagtgctttcttggctttccattccaaccggtctctttccctgcattctagcattcagtgctctttttggtagcctatcctctcccattcttatcacatgttcgtcccattgcaatctttgtattctaatgaagtcttacagtggtgcttccttataaagttgataaagctcgttgtatCGAcgtctgaagattccgtttttcCTCAGAGATCCTAGTATTCTCCttagtactttcctttcgaatgtgtcgagtttgcttttggatgtttctttcaggacctaTGCTTTattgccatagcatgctattggtcgaattaaggttttctagattctcatctttgtatttcggtggacatttttagaccgaaatatatgggagagggcaaaataagctgtttgcctgcgttattctcttccgtatttctccatcttctgatccgtcggtatatatttctactcccaggtacgTAAACTTCCGTTTCACGAAACAACCATTTCAATGTCATCCTCATGTATAATATTTTGTGGGAATATATTTCTTCTTGACtgtatcatttttttttctgtgttaatttccagccTTTTTGTTTGTgcttttaactctgcgtatgtttcctgtgctcctgttgatgttctactcataatattaatatcatcggcataaacGGCCAGTTGATCCATTCGGTTGGATagtaggtttcctcgtccaggttgcatttgcctaaccgcatactccagtaccaggttaaacaaagttggggccagcccatCTTCCTGCTTTAGTCCCtacgaaattttaaaaaagtctgtcgggtggttttgtattcgtacacatgcctgagtttcatccattgtggctttaatgagtctaattaggTATTGCCAATTCAGTCAATATATTGAagagtttgttccttttgactgagtcgtatgcctgtttgaagtctacaaacacgttgtgaacatcaatgtcatgttcccatgatttattcaagatctgtttgactgtaaatatttgatccagtaTCGATCTTCCTCGTCGGAAGCCCAtctgatactctccaataataCTTTCAGCTAGTGGTTGgagccgctggtttataatatacgtgagtactttatatgctgtacatagtagagaaattctgCGGTactttttgcactggagtttgtcttcTTTTTGTATAGatcgggcatactatacttttcatCCAGTCATCGGATATTTTCTCTTTTGGCTATACGTCTTTGATTAGCGCATGGATGTCACTTGCTAGGTGGTCGCCACCTACCTTattctgctggtatttcgtcaactcccggggctttactgtttttctgggccttaatagcttcgagaacttcctctatggttgggGCTTCTACTCCATTCTCTACTTCATTCTCTTCTACTCAGTTCGTACCCATTTTatcttccatgtctacttgtgtaccaagtagagtctgaaaataatgctttcaagtttctgtgactttctgttggtcactgattattagcccactttcatctttacatagacttgtttgaggtttatacccactttttatcttttttaggtattcgtaagcccct includes these proteins:
- the LOC140450012 gene encoding mitochondrial glycine transporter A-like isoform X1: MAVMTNLNPQSNEINQRKVSNKVTLAFKIFMTGSVASIICSLLLQPLDVIKTRLQTPEYKKPVKRGRSTFNIINMIYEIKEKENLKMLWAGMTPTLVRGIPAGGIYFMSYDIIRSQLFSEGHISTLESIIIGMMSRTVTDISVIPLTVVKTRMESGVYRYPGIWAGLKIIYSQEGFRGLTSGLLPILVRDVPMSGIHLMFYIQSEELVPRDWRDTHPSLVHSSCAALAGMVASSLTHPPDVVKAHLQLSSSQRRTTWQAVTDIWKEHGIYGYFQGLVPRLLKRTIFGMISWTLYEKVKQMHFESMSKEK
- the LOC140450012 gene encoding mitochondrial glycine transporter-like isoform X2; the encoded protein is MAVMTNLNPQSNEINQRKVSNKVTLAFKIFMTGSVASIICSLLLQPLDVIKTRLQTPEYKKPVKRGRSTFNIINMIYEIKEKENLKMLWAGMTPTLVRGIPAGGIYFMSYDIIRSQLFSEGHISTLESIIIGMMSRTVTDISVIPLTVVKTRMESGVYRYPGIWAGLKIIYSQEGFRGLTSGLLPILVRDVPMSGIHLMFYIQSEELVPRGKLTIGVIHIPR